One Verrucomicrobiota bacterium genomic window, CTACCGTCAACCCAGGTCAGAATCCTCCTTTCTGCAGATACGTTTCCTGCAGCTTCCGTTTGCGTCTTCTCAGTGCCACGAGTTTATGATGCTCGAACTTTGATGGCTCGAAAACTCATCTTGCGCCCATCCTGTCGGCCTCAAACCCACTTTTACACCTCGAAATCACCCACACAAGTACGCGAAGAGCCATCGGAAAAATGTGCTGGCGACTTGAATTCAGCAGGCGAATACCCGGAAGATTCTGTCCTTCGATCCATGACTCGAAATCCCATCATTGCCGCCTTGGATGTGCCGACGGCAACTCAAGCCTTGGAGATCGCGCAGGCCATCGCTCCCCACGTCGGCATGTTCAAAGTCGGAGGCGAACTCTTCACTCGTTGCGGACCCTCCATTGTCGCTTCGATTGTCGAACTCGGGCGGCCTGTTTTTCTGGACCTCAAGTTCCACGACATCCCCAATACCGTTCGAAAATCCGTCGGAAACGCCGTGGCCCTGGGCGTGCAAATGCTAACCGTCCATACTTCAGGCGGCTCAGCCATGCTGGCTGCAGCGGCCGAAGCGGCCCGAGGAAAGACACTTGTGCTTGGAGTCACCGTCCTCACCAGTCTGGACGACAACGCTCTGCGCCAAGTTGGGGTGAACGGTTCAGTGACGGGTCAAGTCGAACGTCTCGCTCAACTCGCCGTTCAGTCAGGCCTGCAAGGTCTGGTCTGCTCTCCGTTGGAAATCCAACCTTTGCGACGGCTCGTTCCTGGCTCAACACAGCTTGTGACACCTGGAATCAGACCGTCAGGAGCGCCTAGAACCGATGATCAAGCTCGCACCCTCTCCGCCCGTGAAGCCATGCGCGCAGGGGCCAACTGGATCGTGGTGGGTCGTCCGATCTACGCGGCCCCTGATCCCGCAGCGGCGGCGGAAAAACTTGAACAAGAAGTCTCCATGGAAGGTGGGGCGTAGCCAGCTCGGAGTTAGCAGTCTTCGCTCAAATCGAGTAAGACTCCCCACTCACTTGATGCTCAGGTTCGTCACCGTTCCGCACCCCAACCCGGCGGAGTTTTTTGGCTCAAAACGTCCAACTGCCTGCTTGATTCGGCCCAAAGGCCACGTTCCATTCTCCAAAAACCTACCTCTCAGCCAATTGCCGAACCCCATCCAAAAACTCTTGGGGGACAAAGGGCTTCTTGAAAAACCGGTCCGGCTGAGTCGGATACGCGGCGAAGTCTGAAGATCTGACCTGTCCACTCAACAAGATCGACTTGAGGTCCGGACGGATTTTTCGGCATTCGGCGAGCAATTCGAGCCCGTTGAGGGGTTGCATGGCGAAGTCGGTGAGCAACATGGAAGGAGTGGATGGGGCTTTTCGAAAAGCATCGAGGGCCGTGGATGGATCGCCGAAAGTCCGCACCTCATATCCATCGCATTCGAGCAATGCCTGAATCAATTCCAACAGAAGCGGCTCGTCATCAACGACGAAAAGGACCTTTGCTGAAGCACTGGAATCAGGGGAGGACATGGAACAAGTCAATTGAAGAAATGATCGACGGCCAAGGCGTTTAACAAGACTGCAGGACAGGAAGCAAGAATCCATTCCGAGTTTTTTCGAAAATGCGCTTGATGCCTGAGCGAATGCAGAGCGACAGTTCGCCATCCCATACCCGGTCCCACTCGATCCATGACTCGGCCCAAGCCCAAGGTCCTCCATCTGAAACGGGCGGCCTTTACTTTAATTGAACTGCTGGTGGTCATCGCCATCATTGCCATCTTGGCAGGCATGCTTTTGCCGGCGCTATCCAAGGCCAAAGAAAAAGCTCGCAAGACCTACTGTTACAACAACTTAAAGCAGATGGGATTGGCGGTCATTCTCTATGCCGATGAATTTGGCGGGAAAGTGCCGCGAGGCAACGAACCTTACTGGTGGCAGTTGTATATCCCTTATCTCGGGGGAACGAGCGCGACCAGGGATCAATATGGACGCATTAAGGTTTATACGTGTCCGAGTTATCCGAACAAACGCCAGGTCATGTGTTACGTCGTCAATGCCTGGCAATTTACCAGCGCTCGGGATACCTCGGGAACCGAGATTACCGGGACCCACACCATCAATCGATTTCAGAGTCCATCGGAGACCATCTATTTCGCGGACAACGAGAGTGGAGCTTGGCGTCCGATTTTCACCGTCACCAACATCATCGGTGGTGCGGACCTCAATGATGTGTGGTCACCGACCCATTTGCCGTATGGGTCGACGGGCAGAGCTTTGAACGGAGAACGAAGAGTGGCTGCCCGAAGACATGGGGAAGGGCCGAACCTCCTTTACTTTGACGGCCATGCCGGCTGGAAGAACGGGAAACTGATCAAGGTTGATGATTGGCGGGAGCAGAAGTAGCGGGGCATGCTTGACCAAAGCCGTCTTTCGGATTCTCGAATCCTGATTCTACCTCTTCCGACGAGTCGGCGTGAACGCCCTGCCCCGACCGCGCAGTAGTTCTCACTTTGCCCTGGAGCGCGGCGGGGTCGTAGACGAGCCGCAGCAAGATGCGAACATCCAGATGCGCTGGGTTTTTCCGCGAGTCTTGGGCTGGCGACGCTGCTGCGACTGGCTTTCAGCACAGTCGCGCTCCCATGCCATGACGCCGGGGCGCGGCTGCGACGTCCGAACCGGACGCGAATGCGTCCATCCCGGCCAATGGCTTCATCTGCCACCAAACGAAAGGACTCACACGAAGCCACGAAGGTCCGAGGAAACAGTCCAACCTATTCCGGTCCGTGGGTGGCAGGCTCGATTCCGCGACCGGGACTCCTGCGCGGCGAGGAAGAACAGATCCCCTATTTCTAAGGTTCGCCCATTGGGTTGTTTTCGCTCAAGATCGCGCCCGTCGGCACCAGCCCATGCACGCGACACTGTCCATCCCTGACGAGTTGGCGGCGATTCTCCGGAACACTCCGGAGCTGACAGAGGCTTATCTGGTCGGCGGCTGTGTCCGCGACGCTCTCCTCGGCGCCGAGCACAAGGATTTCGACATCGAAGTTTTTGGCATCGGATACGAAGCCCTCGCAGCGGTGCTGGCCCGGTGGGGCCGGACCGACATCGTCGGACGTTCGTTCGGCGTCGTGAAACTCTCTACGGTTTCTGGACATGTGTTCGATTTCTCCATCCCGCGGCGCGATTCCAAAGTGGCGCCGGGGCATCGCGGATTCGCGGCTGAATTCGATCCGAGCCTGACCCCCAAGGAAGCGGCCAGCCGGCGGGATTACACTTTGAACAGCTTGATGTGGCACCCGGGCAGGCGCGAGTTGCTCGATTTTTTCGGAGCTGAGCGAGATATGCGCCATCGCGTGTTGCGGCATGTCAGCGATGCCTTCGTCGAGGATCCCTTGCGGGTCCTTCGCGGCATGCAGTTCTGCGCTCGTTTCGAGCTCGTCGCGGCCCCGGAAACGCTGGCGCTTTGCCAAAGCATCTCGGGAACTTTTCCTGAACTCCCGGTGGAACGAGTCCGCGAAGAGTGGTTCAAATGGGCAGCCAAAAGCGCGCGACCGTCGCTGGGACTGAAGTTCCTCGAGGACTGCGGCTGGCTGGGGCATTTTCCGGAACTTCGCGCGTTGCGGGGTTGCGAACAGGACCCCGAGTGGCACCCGGAAGGGGACGTTTTGAATCACACGGCTCTTTGTTGCGATGCCATGGCGGAACTGGCCGAATGGAGATCCGCCGATCGCGAACTCCGCGCGACGCTGATGC contains:
- the pyrF gene encoding orotidine-5'-phosphate decarboxylase; this encodes MTRNPIIAALDVPTATQALEIAQAIAPHVGMFKVGGELFTRCGPSIVASIVELGRPVFLDLKFHDIPNTVRKSVGNAVALGVQMLTVHTSGGSAMLAAAAEAARGKTLVLGVTVLTSLDDNALRQVGVNGSVTGQVERLAQLAVQSGLQGLVCSPLEIQPLRRLVPGSTQLVTPGIRPSGAPRTDDQARTLSAREAMRAGANWIVVGRPIYAAPDPAAAAEKLEQEVSMEGGA
- a CDS encoding response regulator; this translates as MEDLGLGPSHGSSGTGYGMANCRSAFAQASSAFSKKLGMDSCFLSCSLVKRLGRRSFLQLTCSMSSPDSSASAKVLFVVDDEPLLLELIQALLECDGYEVRTFGDPSTALDAFRKAPSTPSMLLTDFAMQPLNGLELLAECRKIRPDLKSILLSGQVRSSDFAAYPTQPDRFFKKPFVPQEFLDGVRQLAER
- a CDS encoding HD domain-containing protein, with product MHATLSIPDELAAILRNTPELTEAYLVGGCVRDALLGAEHKDFDIEVFGIGYEALAAVLARWGRTDIVGRSFGVVKLSTVSGHVFDFSIPRRDSKVAPGHRGFAAEFDPSLTPKEAASRRDYTLNSLMWHPGRRELLDFFGAERDMRHRVLRHVSDAFVEDPLRVLRGMQFCARFELVAAPETLALCQSISGTFPELPVERVREEWFKWAAKSARPSLGLKFLEDCGWLGHFPELRALRGCEQDPEWHPEGDVLNHTALCCDAMAELAEWRSADRELRATLMLGILAHDFGKPSTTHRAEKDGRWRVVSPGHDEAGVAPALEFMQRIGTPHVVRDRVVPLVKNHLAHLQALSDRSVRRLARRVAPATIAELCLVMTADQFGRPPRPRIVSESIQQLRRKAAEMQLQDAAPKPLLLGRHLIGLGLEPGTVFGLMLRRAFEAQLDGAFTDLPGAYRWLTENGAAELDPSQMEKARFLGAEKD